The Phragmites australis chromosome 1, lpPhrAust1.1, whole genome shotgun sequence genomic interval GCTAGCTGCAAGGCACTGGTAGGACGTGCTCTGCATGCCATTCCGGTGTTCTCCTTGACTGCTCGTGCTGGAGTTTGTGGGTCCATTGTTCAAGATGTCGCGAAGGACGGACATGCTGAGCGCGCGCACATGTGCACTAGGGTGCGAGAGGCAGCGGATGGTAGTTGATAGACGGCACTGCAAATCATATTCAGTTAACATGCATAATTAGTCAGCATGCATTAGCGTGAAGGATGCATGAGTGTGTTTCTGATGATTGGGAGGGTGATCAGAGAAGTGGGCATGCCTTCAGCAGATTAGAGAGGCCATCAGCAACTGCTACACCTGAGTCTCCCCATTTGATAATGAGATGAACTGCTCTAGCGGTCACTTCAAGAAGCTGTGCGTATCCACAAGACGAGTGATAGTCAGCGAGCATTAATAACGTGTGAGTTTGTGGAGCATGAAACTAGTTGATTCTGTTTAATGGCAGCACAacggaagaaaaaaaactattgtTACTGGTATTCTATGAAAAATCTGGTGAATGAAGACGTCACCTCTAGTTGCGGCAAAGTACAAGCTTCACCATCAACGAGTATTCCATCAGTAGCCCGAAGTAGTAGGTCTGAAGAACTAGCAAGAATTACCAGTGCTTCTGGGCTATCATGGTTTCTCATAAGCTCAGCAATCAGCTTCACTATTCGCTGGTTGACTCTCCACATCTTCTGACCTTGCTCATCATCTCGAGCGATCCAAGGCTGCAAGTCTTTTTCTGCCTGCAAAACATACAAGCATCAGGCAAAATGACTGAAGAAATGGGTGCATCTTCATGTAGGTAACACAGTCAAAATGCCTGTTTTCAAATAAATTGATCAAGAAAAAACAAGCCAAAATCTGAACTGATTTAATAGCAACCAATATGTGAATCTAAAAATATCTTGACCTGGAGAACAATGGCAGTCGAAGCCTTGGCCGGTGAGGCTGAAACGACATCACAAAGCGCATCTACAACCTACACATAACAAAACAAACCATGTCATTAATTCATAAGAATGCTAATAACATAATACTGAAGTCTTCATAGCATCACTCAGTAATGCCTATAAGCACACGCAATCATACCTTTCTCCAACCTTGGTGAGCTGATGTACTTTCTGCAGACATCTGCATTTCAGGAGATGCAATGAGCTTCTGCCAGAGCAACGAGACAACAGAGAAGCATAGCTCTTGTTTCTCTGACAAAACAGACCTTAGGAGAGTTTGAGAACCTCGGTAACCACCATTCCGATCCATGGTAAGGAAGTTTGCCAAATCAGATGCTTCCACTTGTAAACTTGCAATAGCTTTTCCAGATGTACTTGCAACATCACCATTTAGTAGAACCTCATCTGCACATTTCAAGAGTGGTCTTGCAGATCCGTTTTTCTTATGGGAGGTTGAAGCATTCTCGTTTTCCATCTTGCCACAATCCAATGAGCTGCTATTGTTTTCCTCTCTGTGGTGTTGATCATCCTTCTTTACTGGTGCAAGGGTCAGGTGAACTTCAAGAGGCTCAGCTTTGTTCACAATGGAGGACACTGTTTTACCATGCAAGTCAATCAAATGGTAAAGGGATGATGCCCTGTTTGAAATCTCGGCATCCCACTTGCATTTCTTCAGTGCAGAGAGTGCATTTAGGCACGGCCTGGACCGACGAAATAACTCAGAAACGTGAGCAGCAACCATAGCTGCTGCAACTATTTCATTTGAACTATAGCTCCATGAGGTACCAACTGATGATGGCTTCAAGGAGAAAAGAGCTTCCAATATGCCAAGTATTCTGCGAGTATGAAGAATTGCTGAGCTGATGCTATTGTGCAGCTCATTACTTATCCCATTGGTTTTTCCAGGTATGATAATCTTTATAGAGTCCTTTAAATTTGAATGTGTTCCATTCTTGGAATTTGAATGTGTTCCGTTCTTGGAATTTGAATGTGTTCCGTTCTTGGAATTTGAATGTGTTCCATTCTTGGAAATGAAAGGGAACAGCTGAAGCTCACAAGATAAGGCACAAACTGCGGCTAAAACATACGAGTCAAATGTAGCAACAGGTCCTTGTTTCTTCTTACATCTGTTTCTTCCATCCTCACTGATTTCCTCAGAGGAAtggttatcactaccagttggtCTTTTGCTGCCCCCAGGCAAAGCTTGATGACTGACGCAAACAGTTAATACCACAAACAACAACCGGGAGGCAAGGTCCATTGAGGCGCAGGATTCAACAAAGAGTGAATGTATCATTGTGCGGAGTTCAGCAACAGCAAGGTTCTTTGACTGACTTTTTGGTTTTCTGGATTGTTCCGAGGTTTCTGTAGGAAAAGTTCTTCTGAGTATAGCTTCAACTGTTGCCACAAATATCCTCATCAGGCATGCTTCAGATGGACTTCCACGAGGTAGATACTCAAATACTTTTAATAATGGCAAGTATAGGCTCCATGACAGTGTAGGTGGCTGAAGGGGAGCGGCTACAACAATTTCGGGTAAATCAACTGCTGACGAACTCAGAGGTAGCAAACCATAGGCAGCTTCCCAGATGGTACATATTCTCC includes:
- the LOC133908444 gene encoding protein GIGANTEA; amino-acid sequence: MSASNEKWIDGLQFSSLFWPPPHDVQQKQAQILAYVEYFGQFTADSEQFPEDVAQLIQSCYPSKEKRLVDEVLATFVLHHPEHGHAVVHPILSRIIDGTLCYDRHGSPFSSFISLFSQTSEKEYSEQWALACGEILRVLTHYNRPIFKVERQNSEAECRHTSDEATSSDSSEKKSNNSPGNESDRKPLRPLSFWITDILLAAPLGIRSDYFRWCGGVMGKYAAGGELKPPTTAFSRGSGKHPQLMPSTPRWAVANGAGVILSVCDEEVARYETANLTAAAVPALLLPPPTTPLDEHLVAGLPPLEPYARLFHRYYAIATPSATQRLLFGLLEAPPSWAPDALDAAVQLVELLRAAEDYATGMRLPKNWMHLHFLRAIGTAMSMRAGIAADTAAALLFRILSQPTLLFPPLRHAEGVEVHHEPLGGYVSSYKRQLEVPASEATIDATAQGIASMLCAHGPDVEWRICTIWEAAYGLLPLSSSAVDLPEIVVAAPLQPPTLSWSLYLPLLKVFEYLPRGSPSEACLMRIFVATVEAILRRTFPTETSEQSRKPKSQSKNLAVAELRTMIHSLFVESCASMDLASRLLFVVLTVCVSHQALPGGSKRPTGSDNHSSEEISEDGRNRCKKKQGPVATFDSYVLAAVCALSCELQLFPFISKNGTHSNSKNGTHSNSKNGTHSNSKNGTHSNLKDSIKIIIPGKTNGISNELHNSISSAILHTRRILGILEALFSLKPSSVGTSWSYSSNEIVAAAMVAAHVSELFRRSRPCLNALSALKKCKWDAEISNRASSLYHLIDLHGKTVSSIVNKAEPLEVHLTLAPVKKDDQHHREENNSSSLDCGKMENENASTSHKKNGSARPLLKCADEVLLNGDVASTSGKAIASLQVEASDLANFLTMDRNGGYRGSQTLLRSVLSEKQELCFSVVSLLWQKLIASPEMQMSAESTSAHQGWRKVVDALCDVVSASPAKASTAIVLQAEKDLQPWIARDDEQGQKMWRVNQRIVKLIAELMRNHDSPEALVILASSSDLLLRATDGILVDGEACTLPQLELLEVTARAVHLIIKWGDSGVAVADGLSNLLKCRLSTTIRCLSHPSAHVRALSMSVLRDILNNGPTNSSTSSQGEHRNGMQSTSYQCLAASIINWQADVERCIEWEAHSRRATGLTLAFLGTAAKELGCPLPC